In Sphingomonas sp. PAMC26645, one DNA window encodes the following:
- a CDS encoding peptidylprolyl isomerase, with the protein MIGFVAIAALATAGTAQPASRQVQRAKPGPKPGLVRVRLVTSEGPILLALDARHAPKTTANFLAYVDDGRFDGTDFYRASRQKSVPKLGFIQAGIRTDARRILPPFPLETTAMTGIKHLDATISMARGMTPASAGGNFFITVGPAPAMDARAGYPGYAAFGHVVAGMDVVKRILGKPTGGGMDAFKDQMILKRVALVSARRLDGVAKPTGLPRAWLIETGPQRRR; encoded by the coding sequence ATGATCGGCTTCGTAGCCATTGCGGCCTTGGCGACGGCAGGAACGGCGCAGCCGGCAAGTCGGCAGGTTCAGCGCGCCAAACCGGGACCGAAGCCGGGCTTGGTACGCGTGCGCCTAGTCACGTCGGAGGGGCCGATCCTGCTGGCGCTCGACGCCCGCCATGCGCCGAAGACGACCGCGAATTTCCTCGCCTATGTCGATGACGGCCGGTTCGACGGCACCGACTTCTACCGCGCGAGCCGCCAGAAGTCTGTGCCGAAGCTCGGCTTCATCCAAGCGGGCATACGCACCGATGCACGGCGGATCCTGCCGCCGTTTCCGCTCGAAACCACGGCGATGACGGGTATCAAGCATCTTGACGCGACGATCTCGATGGCGCGGGGGATGACGCCAGCGTCGGCTGGCGGCAATTTCTTCATCACGGTCGGGCCGGCGCCGGCGATGGACGCGCGCGCGGGGTATCCGGGCTATGCCGCGTTCGGGCATGTCGTCGCGGGGATGGACGTGGTGAAGCGCATTCTCGGCAAGCCGACCGGCGGCGGGATGGACGCGTTCAAGGACCAGATGATCCTGAAGCGGGTCGCGCTGGTGAGTGCGCGACGGCTGGACGGGGTGGCCAAGCCGACGGGACTGCCGCGGGCGTGGTTGATCGAGACGGGGCCGCAGCGGCGGAGGTGA
- a CDS encoding UBP-type zinc finger domain-containing protein, translated as MSYGCTHMDTIREVTPSAKGCEECLGIGSEWVHLRLCRECGHVGCCDDSPHRHATAHFHATRHPIIEGYDPPEGWGWCFIDETMVDLPDQTPQVGPIPRYV; from the coding sequence ATGAGCTACGGTTGCACGCACATGGATACGATCCGCGAGGTAACGCCGAGCGCCAAGGGCTGCGAGGAGTGCCTCGGGATCGGCAGCGAATGGGTGCATCTGCGGCTGTGCCGGGAATGCGGTCATGTCGGCTGTTGCGACGACTCCCCGCACCGTCACGCGACCGCGCACTTCCACGCGACGCGACATCCGATCATCGAGGGCTATGACCCGCCGGAGGGCTGGGGCTGGTGTTTCATCGACGAGACGATGGTGGACCTGCCGGACCAGACGCCGCAGGTGGGGCCGATTCCGCGCTATGTTTGA
- a CDS encoding FAD-dependent oxidoreductase, whose protein sequence is MSDLGARDHQMFPVLNAEQLQTAKRFASGPARVFAAGEQVYAIGEQGVAAWLVLEGTIDVVRRDGLSHEAPITTHGPGQLTGEVNQLAGRPTIAGGTAGPQGCTALPFDPAHLRALMVGSADVGEIVMRALILRRVGLIEQGSGGTVIVGLPDSPDVVRLQGFLTRSGYPNIVLDAASDDEGRALVERTGVASSDLPLVVCPNGTVLKRPSDIEVAACLGITPELDPDIVYDVAIVGAGPAGLAAAVYAASEGLSVIVLDERAIGGQAGASARIENYLGFPTGISGQALAGRAFNQALKFGAEIAIPLTVEHLDCDEDRPTGDPLALELPGDRRVQSRTVIVASGARYRRPDIPDLAEFEGAGVSYWASPIEARLCEGEEVALVGGGNSAGQAVVFLAPRVKHLHLIVRRPLAATMSKYLIDRIAALPNVTIRVGTEIVGLEGERATGLTAAIFRQRSDGVETRGAMRHLFLFIGADPNAGWLKGCVDTDEKGFIVTGAAELPLQTSRAGVFAIGDVRAGSTKRVAAAVGEGAAVVAQIHTVLADMAERHAE, encoded by the coding sequence ATGAGCGATCTCGGCGCGCGCGACCACCAGATGTTCCCGGTACTCAACGCGGAACAGCTTCAGACGGCCAAGCGCTTTGCGAGCGGTCCGGCGCGCGTCTTTGCCGCGGGCGAGCAGGTCTATGCGATCGGCGAGCAAGGCGTCGCGGCATGGCTCGTGCTCGAAGGAACGATCGACGTCGTCCGTCGCGACGGGCTCAGCCACGAGGCGCCGATCACTACGCACGGCCCCGGGCAGTTGACGGGCGAGGTCAACCAGCTTGCCGGGCGCCCGACGATCGCTGGCGGCACGGCTGGCCCCCAAGGGTGTACCGCGCTGCCGTTCGATCCGGCGCATCTGCGCGCGCTGATGGTCGGCTCGGCGGACGTCGGCGAGATCGTGATGCGCGCGCTGATCCTGCGCCGCGTCGGCCTGATCGAGCAGGGCAGCGGGGGGACGGTGATCGTCGGCCTGCCGGACAGTCCCGATGTCGTCCGGCTGCAGGGGTTTCTCACGCGGTCGGGCTATCCGAACATCGTCCTTGATGCGGCATCCGACGACGAAGGGCGTGCACTGGTCGAGCGCACCGGCGTCGCGTCGAGCGATCTGCCGCTGGTGGTCTGCCCCAACGGTACGGTGCTGAAAAGGCCGTCGGATATCGAGGTCGCCGCGTGCCTCGGCATCACGCCGGAGCTCGATCCCGACATCGTGTACGACGTCGCGATCGTCGGCGCGGGGCCGGCGGGGCTAGCGGCGGCGGTGTATGCGGCGTCCGAGGGGTTGTCGGTGATCGTGCTCGACGAGCGTGCGATCGGCGGGCAGGCGGGGGCGTCGGCGCGGATCGAGAATTACCTGGGCTTCCCGACCGGCATTTCGGGGCAGGCCTTGGCCGGGCGCGCATTCAATCAGGCGCTTAAGTTCGGCGCGGAGATCGCGATCCCGCTGACCGTCGAACATCTCGATTGCGACGAGGATCGGCCCACGGGCGACCCGCTGGCGCTCGAGCTGCCGGGCGATCGACGCGTCCAGTCGCGGACCGTTATCGTTGCGTCGGGCGCGCGGTATCGGCGGCCGGACATTCCCGACCTTGCGGAGTTCGAGGGCGCCGGCGTATCCTACTGGGCGTCGCCGATCGAGGCGCGGTTGTGCGAGGGCGAGGAGGTCGCGTTGGTCGGCGGCGGCAACTCGGCCGGGCAGGCGGTGGTGTTCCTCGCACCCCGCGTGAAGCACCTTCACCTGATCGTGCGCCGCCCGTTGGCCGCGACGATGTCGAAATATTTGATCGACCGGATCGCCGCGCTGCCCAACGTGACGATCCGCGTCGGCACCGAGATCGTCGGGCTGGAGGGCGAGCGCGCCACCGGACTCACGGCAGCGATCTTCCGCCAACGCAGCGACGGCGTGGAGACTCGGGGCGCGATGCGGCACCTGTTCCTGTTCATCGGCGCGGACCCCAATGCGGGGTGGCTGAAGGGTTGCGTCGATACCGACGAAAAGGGATTCATCGTCACCGGTGCCGCCGAGCTGCCGTTGCAGACGAGCCGCGCGGGCGTCTTCGCGATCGGCGACGTCCGCGCCGGATCGACCAAGCGCGTCGCGGCGGCGGTCGGCGAAGGCGCGGCGGTGGTCGCGCAGATCCACACGGTTTTGGCAGACATGGCGGAAAGGCACGCGGAATGA